The DNA sequence TAATCGAGCAGCCGCTGGTAATGCGTCACCATGATCATGGCGCGCTCCGGGCTGCGCAATGCGTTGATGCCCTGAGCGACCAGCTGCAGCGCGTCGATGTCGAGGCCGGAATCGGTTTCGTCCAGGATCGCCAGCTTCGGTTCCAAGAGCGCCATCTGCAGCACTTCGTTGCGCTTTTTCTCGCCGCCGGAAAAGCCTTCGTTGACCGAGCGGTACAGCAGCTCGTCGCGCATCTGCATTTGATTCATCTTTTGCTTGATGAGCTTCAAAAATTCCATCGCGTCGAGCTCCGGCAGCCCGCGATGCGTGCGCACGTTGTTGACCGCTGCCTTGAGCAAATAGACGTTGCTCACGCCGGGAATTTCGACCGGATACTGGAAGGCGAGGAACACGCCTTCTCGCGCGCGCTCCTCGGGCGCCAGCGGCAGCAGGTCGCGCCCCTGGTACAGCACTTCACCGGCGGTGACCTGGTAGTTCTCGCGTCCGGCCAGCACCTGCGCCAGCGTGCTCTTGCCGGAGCCGTTCGGCCCCATGATGGCGTGCACTTCGCCGGGGTTCACGGTGAGATTCAGGCCGCGCAGGATCTCGTTGCCGTCGACCGTTGCGTGAAGATTGGTGATTTTCAACATATCCGTTTTCCCTTGTTAGCCGACGCTGCCTTCCAGGCTCACGCTCAGCAGTTTTTGCGCTTCCACCGCGAATTCCATCGGCAGTTCCTTGAACACTTCCTTGCAAAAGCCGTTGACGATCATCGACACCGCGTCCTCCGCAGACAGCCCGCGCTGGCGGCAGTAGAACAGCTGGTCCTCGCCGATGCGCGAGGTCGACGCCTCGTGCTCGACGCTGGCGGTCGGATTCCTGACCTCGATGTACGGGAAGGTATGCGCGCCGCACAGTTCGCCCAGCAGCAGCGAATCGCACTGGGTGTAGTTGCGCGCGCCGTCGGCGTTCTTCATCACCTTCACCAGCCCGCGATAGGCGTTCTGCCCGTGCCCGGCCGAGATGCCCTTGGAGATGATGGTGCTGCGCGTGTTGCGCCCGAGGTGAATCATCTTGGTGCCGGTGTCGGCTTGCTGGTAGTTGTTGGTCAGCGCCACCGAATAGAACTCGCCGGTCGAGTTGTCGCCGCGTAGCAGGCAGCTCGGATACTTCCAGGTGATGGCCGAGCCGGTCTCGACCTGGGTCCATGAAATATGCGAATTCGCGCCGCGGCAGTCGCCGCGCTTGGTGACGAAGTTGTAGATACCGCCCTGCCCGTTCTTGTCGCCGGGGTACCAGTTCTGCACGGTGGAGTACTTGATCTTCGCGTTGTCCAGTGCCACCAGTTCCACTACCGCCGCATGCAGCTGGTTTTCGTCGCGCATCGGCGCGGTGCAGCCTTCGAGATAGCTGACGTAGGCGCCTTCGTCGGCAATGATCAGGGTGCGCTCGAACTGGCCGGTGTCCTTGGCGTTGATGCGGAAATAGGTGGACAGCTCCATCGGGCAGCGCACGCCGGGCGGGATGTAGCAGAACGAGCCGTCCGAGAACACCGCCGAGTTGAGCGTGGCGAAGAAGTTGTCGGAATACGGCACCACCGAGCCGAGGTATTGCTGCACCAGATCCGGGTGTTCCCGCACCGCTTCCGAGAACGAGCAAAAGATGATGCCGAGCTCGGCCAGCTTGTCCTTGTAGGTGGTGCCGACCGATACGCTGTCGAACACCGCATCGACCGCGACGCCGGCCAGCCGCTCGCGCTCGTGCAGCGGCACGCCGAGTTTTTCGTAGGTGCGCAGCAGCTCCGGGTCGACTTCGTCGAGGCTCTTGGGCCGGTCCTTGAGCGATTTGGGCGCCGAATAATAGATGATGTCCTGGTAGTCGATCTTCGGATAATGGACCGCCGCCCAATCCGGCTCCTTCATTGTCAGCCAGTGGCGGAACGCCTTCAGACGCCATTCCAGCATGAACGCGGGCTCGTTCTTGCGCGCCGAGATCAGGCGGATGGTGTCCTCGCTCAGGCCGCGCGGCACCGTATCGGTTTCCAGATCGGTGACGAAGCCGTGCCGGTATTCGCTACCGATGACATCGTCGATTGCAGTCGTCGCGTTGCTCATGATGTCGTTTCCTGTGTCCTGTTCGTTGCGGGGGCGCGCTTGCGGCTGAGCGCGCTGGCGTCGACCGTCTGCGGCACCGGCGCGATCATCTGGTCGAGCGTGATCTCGCGCAGCACGCCGAGCACGGCGCGGTTGATGCGCTGCCAGTTGGCGCGCACCGCGCACGCCGCCTCCTGGCTGCACAAGCCGGGCGTGACACTGCATTCGGTCATGCCGATCGGCCCGTCCATGGCATCGATGATGTCGGCCAGCGTGATCTGTTCGGCCGGCCGCGCCAGCAGATAGCCGCCGTGCGCGCCGCGCAGCGAGGCCACCAGGCCGCCGCGCCCCAGGATCTTGAGGATCTTGCTGACGGTAGGCACCGGCACATGAATCGTGGCGGCGATCTCCGCGGCGCTGCGGCTGCGCTCCGGCTCGCGGATCATCGCGGTCAGCACCACCGTGCCGTAGTCAGCCATCTTGCTCAGTCTTAGCATCGTCGTTGCGGGTAATTTTTAAACAGTACCAATTTAGTCCTATTAAAAGGATTTTGCAAGCCCCGTGGCAATGCGGCGTGCCTTT is a window from the Noviherbaspirillum sp. UKPF54 genome containing:
- the sufC gene encoding Fe-S cluster assembly ATPase SufC, with the protein product MLKITNLHATVDGNEILRGLNLTVNPGEVHAIMGPNGSGKSTLAQVLAGRENYQVTAGEVLYQGRDLLPLAPEERAREGVFLAFQYPVEIPGVSNVYLLKAAVNNVRTHRGLPELDAMEFLKLIKQKMNQMQMRDELLYRSVNEGFSGGEKKRNEVLQMALLEPKLAILDETDSGLDIDALQLVAQGINALRSPERAMIMVTHYQRLLDYVVPDFVHVLSKGRIVKSGGKELALELEERGYGWLDEAPARQAKPVRAARAGA
- the sufB gene encoding Fe-S cluster assembly protein SufB; translated protein: MSNATTAIDDVIGSEYRHGFVTDLETDTVPRGLSEDTIRLISARKNEPAFMLEWRLKAFRHWLTMKEPDWAAVHYPKIDYQDIIYYSAPKSLKDRPKSLDEVDPELLRTYEKLGVPLHERERLAGVAVDAVFDSVSVGTTYKDKLAELGIIFCSFSEAVREHPDLVQQYLGSVVPYSDNFFATLNSAVFSDGSFCYIPPGVRCPMELSTYFRINAKDTGQFERTLIIADEGAYVSYLEGCTAPMRDENQLHAAVVELVALDNAKIKYSTVQNWYPGDKNGQGGIYNFVTKRGDCRGANSHISWTQVETGSAITWKYPSCLLRGDNSTGEFYSVALTNNYQQADTGTKMIHLGRNTRSTIISKGISAGHGQNAYRGLVKVMKNADGARNYTQCDSLLLGELCGAHTFPYIEVRNPTASVEHEASTSRIGEDQLFYCRQRGLSAEDAVSMIVNGFCKEVFKELPMEFAVEAQKLLSVSLEGSVG
- a CDS encoding SUF system Fe-S cluster assembly regulator, encoding MLRLSKMADYGTVVLTAMIREPERSRSAAEIAATIHVPVPTVSKILKILGRGGLVASLRGAHGGYLLARPAEQITLADIIDAMDGPIGMTECSVTPGLCSQEAACAVRANWQRINRAVLGVLREITLDQMIAPVPQTVDASALSRKRAPATNRTQETTS